In a single window of the Anaerotruncus rubiinfantis genome:
- the hydA gene encoding dihydropyrimidinase → MDLIIRNGTVVSHKGRQIADVAVKDGKIFAVGYLGDMKGNKEIDAKGKFVIPGGIDTHTHHENPFQGCCGGDDFYTGSIAAACGGTTTMMDFSITDPGSLPYEFAQGRIKKALDRGIVIDFSFHCCLKEMSDAILEQVKDVIDLGLASFKVYMVYAKEKMMMDDGMLLDLIKEATKYGGLVGVHAENCAIADYNVAKAIERGDVDWMAHATTKPNLVEYEAIQRAITLARSCDTAMYIYHMSTKEGAQMLMDAQAEGRPVYAETCAHYLRLTDEIFTGDDGYLNLLSPPLRKKEDQNKLWEALSKKAIYCTGSDHAPFTIAEKSMRLEKGPDGKFIHDFTKVCNGAPGIELKLPTLINGVSEGKITWEQLVFANSYGAAKIFGMMGKKGELTPGADADIVIVDPNKEKTITGPEVLHMHCDHTPYKGLHFQGWPEMTILRGKIIVKDDEWVGDKGDGEFVKRRIEPEVLKTSSWYKD, encoded by the coding sequence ATGGATCTCATTATCAGAAACGGCACGGTCGTATCCCACAAAGGCAGGCAGATTGCAGATGTCGCCGTTAAAGACGGAAAAATTTTCGCGGTCGGTTATCTGGGCGATATGAAGGGCAACAAGGAGATCGACGCGAAGGGAAAATTTGTGATTCCCGGCGGCATCGACACGCACACCCATCATGAAAATCCGTTCCAGGGCTGCTGCGGCGGCGATGATTTCTACACCGGTTCGATTGCGGCCGCTTGCGGTGGAACCACTACCATGATGGACTTCTCGATCACTGACCCGGGCAGCCTGCCGTACGAGTTTGCACAGGGCCGCATCAAAAAAGCGCTTGACCGCGGCATCGTCATCGATTTCAGCTTCCACTGCTGCCTCAAAGAGATGAGCGATGCGATCCTCGAGCAGGTCAAAGATGTGATCGATCTGGGCCTTGCGTCGTTTAAGGTGTACATGGTTTACGCGAAAGAGAAGATGATGATGGACGACGGTATGCTTCTCGACCTCATCAAGGAAGCTACAAAATATGGCGGCCTTGTGGGCGTCCATGCCGAAAACTGTGCGATCGCGGACTATAACGTTGCAAAAGCGATCGAGCGGGGCGATGTCGACTGGATGGCGCACGCCACAACAAAACCGAATCTTGTGGAATATGAGGCAATCCAGCGCGCAATCACACTGGCGCGCAGCTGTGACACCGCAATGTATATCTATCACATGTCCACCAAGGAAGGCGCCCAGATGCTGATGGACGCACAGGCGGAGGGACGCCCGGTCTATGCTGAGACCTGCGCGCATTATCTGCGCCTGACAGACGAGATCTTCACGGGCGACGACGGATATCTCAACCTGCTCAGCCCGCCGCTGCGCAAAAAAGAGGACCAGAACAAGCTGTGGGAAGCGCTCAGCAAAAAGGCGATTTACTGTACTGGTTCCGACCATGCGCCTTTTACCATCGCGGAAAAATCTATGCGGCTTGAAAAAGGCCCTGATGGAAAGTTTATCCATGACTTTACCAAGGTTTGCAACGGCGCGCCCGGCATCGAGCTCAAGCTGCCGACCCTGATAAACGGCGTTAGCGAAGGGAAGATTACCTGGGAGCAGCTGGTCTTTGCAAACAGCTACGGCGCGGCAAAGATTTTCGGCATGATGGGTAAAAAGGGCGAGCTTACCCCGGGAGCGGACGCGGACATCGTCATCGTTGACCCGAACAAGGAAAAGACCATCACCGGTCCGGAAGTGCTGCATATGCACTGCGACCACACCCCGTACAAAGGCCTGCATTTCCAGGGCTGGCCGGAGATGACCATCCTGCGCGGCAAAATTATCGTCAAGGATGACGAGTGGGTCGGCGACAAAGGCGACGGCGAGTTCGTCAAACGCAGGATCGAGCCGGAAGTGCTCAAGACTTCTTCCTGGTACAAAGACTGA
- a CDS encoding IclR family transcriptional regulator, whose product MIDHEKKPVLQSVANALDILKLYSDSEPELGISEISKRMQIGKSTAFRLVSTLMYAGFLEQNPENSKYYLGTALLQLSRLVMNRMNIIRDAHPYLVKLSGKIGETVHLVVLNGYNAMFADKVKGTSIANMGSSIGVTIPAHGTASGKVLLSYKSDEEIEDYLLHVKLEQYTLHSLTRPEQVREAIANARINGYAEDLEETEEGLRCLAVPIFNFNGNPAGSISISGASSRMERNWSVYLEEIRAAAAEISQKLGYRQP is encoded by the coding sequence ATGATCGATCATGAAAAAAAACCGGTCTTGCAGTCGGTTGCAAATGCGCTCGATATATTGAAGCTTTACAGCGACAGCGAACCGGAGCTGGGGATCAGTGAGATCAGCAAACGCATGCAAATTGGAAAGTCGACCGCTTTCCGGCTGGTTTCCACCTTGATGTATGCGGGATTTTTGGAACAAAATCCGGAGAATTCCAAATATTACCTTGGGACTGCGCTGCTGCAGCTGAGCAGACTGGTGATGAATCGTATGAACATTATCCGGGATGCGCACCCGTACCTTGTAAAGCTGTCCGGCAAGATTGGGGAAACCGTACACCTTGTGGTGCTAAATGGATATAATGCCATGTTTGCCGATAAGGTGAAAGGTACCAGCATTGCCAATATGGGTTCCTCTATCGGGGTGACGATCCCGGCGCACGGGACCGCGAGCGGAAAGGTCCTGCTCAGCTATAAGAGCGACGAGGAGATTGAGGACTATCTGCTCCATGTAAAACTCGAACAATATACCCTGCATTCCCTGACCCGTCCGGAACAGGTCAGGGAAGCGATTGCGAACGCCCGCATAAACGGGTATGCGGAGGACCTTGAGGAAACGGAGGAGGGACTGCGGTGCCTCGCGGTTCCCATCTTCAACTTCAATGGGAACCCAGCGGGTTCAATCAGTATTTCGGGAGCGTCTTCCCGCATGGAGCGCAACTGGAGCGTTTACTTGGAGGAGATCCGTGCGGCAGCGGCAGAAATCTCTCAGAAGTTGGGCTACCGGCAGCCCTGA